TCCGGGGTTGCTCGAGGCCCTCGTCCAGCGCCCCCCGAACTCGATCCTAGTCGGGACATTCCGATACTCGTCGGGAAGGACGCCGCGGCTTAGTCGGGCGTAGCACACGAACTCCACCATGTACTTGGGGCAGATCACCGAGAAGTAGACGTTTGCCTCGTACACCTTGAGGCTGCAGTCCTTGCCGGCGAGGTGGGCGTTGGCGACGGCCATCCACTGCGCTTGGGTCCCGCACTCGATGTTCACGTCCAGGTCGATGTCCCACGGCAGCACGGAGCCGAACTTGACGGCGCCGAGGACCGTTCCCGCCTGGAGCTCGTAGTCCAGGTTCCTCTCCTCCGCCGCTTCCAAGGCCCGGCCTACCCTGTCGGCGATGCGGGCGAGGCAGCACGGAGGGATCAGGAAAGAGTCGACGATCGACATGAGGTCAGAGCACGAGATGTCGAGGGCCTCGCACGTGAAGAGATGCTCTCTGCCGTCGAAGGCCTGGATCTTCTCCAGGGCCCAGCGGCGGGCCACGGGCAGCCAGTCGTCGGCCGTCATGTTGACGTGGTCGCCGACGAAGAACATGACGTCGGGGCAGACCACGGCCAGGTGGCCTGCGCCGCGCACCTTGGCGAACCAGTCTCGGTACAGGGCCTGTCCGCTGAGGCCGGCGCTGAAGGCGAGCGAGCGAAGCAGCTTGGTTGTGGTGACGAAGGGGGCGAGTAGGTCGTCGCAGTACATGCACTCGTACTTGGAGTGGTAGTAGCCCATTGTGTACTTGGCCTGGTAGTTGGCCATGTGCTGCTGCAGACAGCCGTGGCTCCAACGGCCTTGCGGGTCCCTGGCAGCGCCCCCGGCCACCTGCACGTGGTCCAGGTCGTCCAGCACCCGCACGAGGCGCTCCAGCGACGACTGGTTGCTGAAGTGCGCCAGCGACTCCCCCAGCAGCACGAAGGGCGTCTCCACCAGCTTCACGGCTTCGTTGAGGTCGTCCGCCGCCGAGAGGCCGGCCACCGTCGCCGCTCGGACGCCGCCCATGTCCTCGACGGCGATTCCGCCCTCCGAGATGATGACGAGGCGGACTCGATACTCCTTCGCTATCGCTTGCCTCACGCGCCGCAGCTGTTGCTCCGGCCAGTGCCGCGCCGGGAGGAGCACCGTCAGGACGTCGTACAAAGGCGGCACCCCCTGGCACTCCTTCTTGGCCTCCATCCCGCGCTGGTAAAAGGGCCAGCCGTGATGGGAGCCGAAGTACACCTCCGGACACACGCTCCTCGACCGGTTGTCCTTCGCGGGAGCCGCGTCCGGAAGCCTGGCGGAGAAGTCCcacgggggggaggaggcggagggggaggagtgggaaggcccgctggaggaggaggaggaggaggagggggcggagggcgggAAGACGAGCAGCGAGGGGGCGCGAGGAAGGCGGGGGTCCAGCTCGGCCGCGACCTCGGAGAGCCGCCACGCCCACTTGGCGTCGGGCGCGTCTGCGGGCGGATGCGGCTTTGCTCATGCGTTGCTCGGACACGTGCGGTTCATTGCACTCATGGGcacggatacaaacacacacacaattgtgtatatatatatatatgtatatatatatatatatatatatatatatatatatatatatatatatttatatatatatatatatatatatatatatatatatatatatatatatatatatatatatatataaacatatgtttgtacatatacatatatatatatgtatgtatatataacatatatatatatatatatatatatatatatatatatatatatatatatatatatatatatatatacacatacacacaca
The DNA window shown above is from Penaeus vannamei isolate JL-2024 chromosome 29, ASM4276789v1, whole genome shotgun sequence and carries:
- the LOC138867328 gene encoding uncharacterized protein; this encodes MTAQGAVSSWFSAMRFRVFERQFLAGLVFGFVFAVFLLTLRPEVVLQPRGCLLPDTRALGAASLQVEHRRRLAQVVSEVSRQLARWPDAPDAKWAWRLSEVAAELDPRLPRAPSLLVFPPSAPSSSSSSSSGPSHSSPSASSPPWDFSARLPDAAPAKDNRSRSVCPEVYFGSHHGWPFYQRGMEAKKECQGVPPLYDVLTVLLPARHWPEQQLRRVRQAIAKEYRVRLVIISEGGIAVEDMGGVRAATVAGLSAADDLNEAVKLVETPFVLLGESLAHFSNQSSLERLVRVLDDLDHVQVAGGAARDPQGRWSHGCLQQHMANYQAKYTMGYYHSKYECMYCDDLLAPFVTTTKLLRSLAFSAGLSGQALYRDWFAKVRGAGHLAVVCPDVMFFVGDHVNMTADDWLPVARRWALEKIQAFDGREHLFTCEALDISCSDLMSIVDSFLIPPCCLARIADRVGRALEAAEERNLDYELQAGTVLGAVKFGSVLPWDIDLDVNIECGTQAQWMAVANAHLAGKDCSLKVYEANVYFSVICPKYMVEFVCYARLSRGVLPDEYRNVPTRIEFGGRWTRASSNPGLYGRNRYGFEVLRHAQHWRLLPAPEMGGAKGGYDNAGQWRSCRKPAHHACLDKYPGDGNLPFLQPFLRP